A region of the Spirochaeta isovalerica genome:
CCGCTTATGACCCGGCCATATTGCTGAAGGTTGTCCTTTTCGCCTATTCCCGGGGAATTATCAGCAGCCGGAAAATAGCCAGGCTCTGCGAAGAGAATATAGTTTGTATGGCATTGGCCGCCGACACAAAACCTCACTTTACTACTATCGCTGATTTCATATCCTCTATGGATCAGGAATGCATTTACCTATTCACAAAAATCCTCTCTATCTGCTATTCAGAGAACCTGATCGGAAAGAATATGTTTGCGATTGACGGTTGTAAGATTTCCTCCAATTGCTCGAAGGAATGGAGTGGAACAAAGGAAGAACTGCTAAATAAATCAGAGAAGATAAGGCGTTCTGTAAGTTATCTAGTTTCCAAACACAAAAGAACTGATGCCAATCTTGAAAATGACAAACAGAGGGAACGGGAGAAAAGAGCCATTGTTAATCTTACCGAACAGGCCAATAAAATATCAGCCTGGCTCGATGAAAATGAAGATAGGATCGGTGTTCAGAACAAACCGGTGAAGAGCAATATTATAGATAACGAAAGCGCCAAGATGTCCACTGGCCACGGTGTGGTCCAGGGATATAACGGTATTGCAGCAGTGGATGATAAGCATCAGCTGATAGTCTGGGCAGGAACCTATGGTGATGCCAATGAATCCAGGCATCTGGAAGAAGTACTTACCGGAATAGAGGATAACTGCAGAGAATCAGGTATTGATGAGAATATATATAATAAAGTGACAGTGACCGCCGATACGGGATATCACAGCAATCGCAATATGGATTTGCTTCAGGAAAAAAGAATAGATGCTTATATTCCAGACAACCAGTTCC
Encoded here:
- a CDS encoding IS1182 family transposase, whose product is MARYKYYSYEQQLMIPVNLKNQILPDTFEHTLNRVIDSLDLSVFNNKYANDETGAPAYDPAILLKVVLFAYSRGIISSRKIARLCEENIVCMALAADTKPHFTTIADFISSMDQECIYLFTKILSICYSENLIGKNMFAIDGCKISSNCSKEWSGTKEELLNKSEKIRRSVSYLVSKHKRTDANLENDKQREREKRAIVNLTEQANKISAWLDENEDRIGVQNKPVKSNIIDNESAKMSTGHGVVQGYNGIAAVDDKHQLIVWAGTYGDANESRHLEEVLTGIEDNCRESGIDENIYNKVTVTADTGYHSNRNMDLLQEKRIDAYIPDNQFRKRDIRFKDAGEHKKQRVVNWKPKKGKKYFRPDDFHFDAITGSLVCPSGYPMWCKGRNFKSSTGLTGQAFMGHIKNCKICKLRSKCLRNKNTKARQVVIFDKVENATEQMKRKIDTAYGRSVYSKRMGIVEPVFGHIRGTLKLDRFSLRTRQKVNNQWLLYCMVHNIGKINRYGK